A segment of the Coffea arabica cultivar ET-39 chromosome 8c, Coffea Arabica ET-39 HiFi, whole genome shotgun sequence genome:
GCTGAATAAGATTGATTGAGTGTACAATTTCATTAGACAATTGTTTGATTTGGGTAAAATATGGATTAGCAGGCGGGAGGATACAATGCAAATCACGATTGAGAATTTGCGTTAAACCTTTTCCAGCAGCTTAGTGGTCGGATTAGtccacaaaaccagaattttacTCATCCACGAAAAGGGTCAGAAATTTTTAATATTGTATCCCGGACAAAGACGCAAATTTGATCAAGAGATCACCCAAAAAATTAGTGGAGAATCAAATCCAAATACAAGAATCAGGAATTGATAACGCATTCTTGGCTAATAGATGAGCAACCATATTGTTACTTTTAGGGCCCTGCACCTAAAACACACACATTTAGTTCCTCGTCCACCATGGCAATTGATACACTAGTAATTAGTTCGtccttggaaaagaaaaatacataCCACCATATTAATCGTTCAgtgacttctttttttttttggcttttcgaAATCGACAAATATAGTATATCCTAATTTATTCTCCGCAAGGAGGGGTGAACCTAAAGAGGTCCAGGACGACTGAACCACTACCAATAAAACAATGCGCCAGCAAAGAAAGCATCCACCAAACTTAACCAGCAACAACAATaacagtaataataataatgcatttttcttttctacatTATTATCGAATCCAATTAAACCCGTCCCATCCAACCTGTCCTCTACCCTCCACACTATCACCAATAATTACTTCTTCCAACCACAACCCACCTAACGGAGCTAAGAAACCCATTTAGAAACACACGACGACCCGACTCCGACCCGGATCGGTTCCGGATCCGGACTCAGGCCTAAACCCATCCAAACTAAAACCGCTGGATTTTATCACCCTTCACCACCGGGTTTGCCTTGGCTATGGCATCCCGGCCCTGGCCCTTGAAATCGAAGGTACAATCGTGCTTTTCTGGGTACCTGTGGAGCCCACAGAAGGTACTACCACATCTGCAGGTGAACCCCATCACCCCTACTTTTTTATTGCAACAAAAGCACCTATTACTCTTCACAACCGCCGCCGGCGCCGAAGCCGCTTCCTCCTGCCTCTCAACTTGCACCGCGGCCGTACCGTAAGACTCTGGAGAACCCACATGAAAAGCATCATCGGCCTTTTTCTGAGACGTCACGAGCTTCTCCAAGGCAACCTTAGCAGCTGCCTTCTGTTGTTCTTCCATCTGGAAATCGTTGTAGCACTTTGAGCAGAGATTCATCGTCGCCGGCGAGCCGAAAAATCCGCAGCCGTTCGCGCACAAGGTCGGCTCCGATGGCTGGTAGCTGGTGCCGTCGTTCATCTTGTTTCCTTCAGAACCCATCTTCAGATGGTCAAGGATTTTCTTCTTCGGATTTTTTGGACGAAATTTTTCAGAAAACAAGGAAGAAAGAGTGCTTTCAGGTTAAGGCTTCTTCTGTTTCGTGGGGAAGTTAAACTATGAATAAATAGAGGTTTGGTGGTCAAAAAGCTTATTTAATGACGGTGGATTTGGTGAATTGACGAGAGTACCCTCAGACTGAGTCCACATTGGAGCCGGAGAGGGGGGTATAGTAACGAGGGGGCAGTCCTGGGAAAGAACTGCAAAATCCAACTTCGTTAACACGTTTAATTAGTGGAGGAAACAGCATAGAAATAGGAGAGGTTTCACTTGATAAGAACGATGGGTTTTCTCCACTCGGTGCCTTTGAAAGACAAAATTAACCTTCTCCTTTCCTCTCTAGAATCAGACCGTGGGCTTTTTTTTGTTCCATTTAAGATTCGGTAGTTTATTCTCAAATTTGATTGAGAAAAAGTGATTTTAGAACGTTTTCCATTTTGATTTTGGATGACGATGAATTTTACTTTGTTTCTACACATTCATGACTAGCATTAGGGGTACTTTGAAGCTAGAGTTCAATGTTTTTATCACAAAAAATTGTATTTTCATGTTTTATCAAAATATGTCTATTTTTGGATTATTGATCCATCATATTGTTTTTGCTCCCTTTAGGGAGGTTGTTTTTGCATCTAACTAATGTCAAACATTGAGTTTCTTAATGGTTGACTctcaaaattctttaaaaattctAGGAGTACATGTTCTTGTtttggaagttttaaaaattaaaattatccaTGAAAGTTCTTTACTGGTTGTTTTTAACAATAAATTCTTTTTTCCAATTAAATGATATGAAAATAAAAGTCAAATTTCAATGAGAGTATTGTTGATTTGAAAAAACTTAaaggtgtgtttggattgctatttttcaaagaaaaattgctatgttttttgtagacacattttttaatcacttttttatctcacatatatcaaatcgttacagtaattttcgtacaaaaagtttagaaaaatacaatccaaacaaagccttaGCATCAGTTGATTTCAATCAACCTTTTTTTAAAGGACAATTGATTTTAATCAATGGAGAAGAGGTCTATTCTATCTTTGTTCATAGCCAtggttattttttatttatccaTCACATGTGTATCAATCTTTGC
Coding sequences within it:
- the LOC113705596 gene encoding zinc finger A20 and AN1 domain-containing stress-associated protein 1-like, which produces MGSEGNKMNDGTSYQPSEPTLCANGCGFFGSPATMNLCSKCYNDFQMEEQQKAAAKVALEKLVTSQKKADDAFHVGSPESYGTAAVQVERQEEAASAPAAVVKSNRCFCCNKKVGVMGFTCRCGSTFCGLHRYPEKHDCTFDFKGQGRDAIAKANPVVKGDKIQRF